In Labilibaculum sp. DW002, one DNA window encodes the following:
- the fabD gene encoding ACP S-malonyltransferase gives MKAYVFPGQGAQFVGMGKDLYENSELGKELFDKANEILGFNITELMFNGTDEDLRQTKVTQPAIFLHSVILAKTLGADFKPEMVAGHSLGEFSALVANGALSFEDGLKLVSQRAMAMQKACEIEPSTMAAIIGLDDETVERVCAEIDEIVVPANFNCPGQLVISGSMKGIEVACEKLKEAGAKRALPLKVGGAFHSPLMEPARVELEEAIKNTNFSTPTCAVYQNVNAKPVTDPEEIKKNLVAQLTAPVRFTQTMVNMIADGASSFTEVGPGKVIQGLVKKVDRKMETAGVDSFQG, from the coding sequence ATGAAAGCATATGTATTCCCTGGGCAAGGAGCCCAATTTGTTGGTATGGGCAAAGACCTGTACGAAAACTCTGAACTAGGTAAAGAATTATTCGACAAAGCTAACGAGATTCTTGGTTTCAACATTACTGAATTAATGTTTAACGGAACTGATGAAGATCTTAGACAAACTAAGGTTACTCAACCTGCTATCTTCCTTCATTCTGTAATTTTAGCTAAAACTTTAGGTGCTGATTTCAAACCAGAAATGGTTGCTGGTCACTCTTTGGGTGAATTCTCTGCACTTGTTGCTAATGGAGCTCTTTCTTTCGAAGATGGTCTTAAGTTGGTTTCTCAACGTGCAATGGCTATGCAAAAAGCTTGCGAAATTGAGCCTTCAACTATGGCTGCTATCATTGGTCTTGATGACGAAACTGTTGAAAGAGTTTGTGCTGAAATTGATGAGATTGTTGTTCCTGCAAACTTTAACTGCCCAGGTCAGTTGGTTATTTCTGGTAGTATGAAAGGCATTGAAGTAGCTTGCGAGAAATTGAAAGAAGCTGGTGCTAAACGTGCTTTGCCATTAAAAGTTGGAGGTGCATTTCACTCACCACTAATGGAACCTGCACGTGTCGAACTTGAAGAAGCAATTAAAAATACAAATTTCTCTACTCCTACTTGTGCTGTTTACCAAAATGTAAATGCTAAGCCTGTAACCGATCCTGAAGAAATCAAGAAAAATCTTGTTGCTCAGTTAACTGCTCCTGTACGTTTTACTCAAACTATGGTTAACATGATTGCTGATGGTGCAAGTTCTTTCACCGAAGTTGGTCCTGGTAAAGTTATCCAAGGTTTAGTTAAAAAAGTAGATCGTAAAATGGAAACTGCTGGTGTAGATTCTTTTCAAGGATAA
- a CDS encoding 2-oxoacid:ferredoxin oxidoreductase subunit beta — protein MADTVLNSPNIKKLSAKDFRSDQENRWCPGCGDHGILNSVQKAMADMDFKKEDYAVISGIGCSSRFPYYMDTYGFHTIHGRAAAIASGAKCANPDLEVIQVSGDGDALAIGGNHFIHAVRRNIDMTILLFNNEIYGLTKGQYSPTSNHGMVTKTSPFGTIEEPFKPSQLAMGAGSKFYARSLDTNIKLTTEIVKAASDHKGTSIVEVLQNCVIYNDGAHSIITDKATKEDYTVIIEHGKPMIFGKEKNKGLIMGGNGKLVVVTIGEHGITEEDVLVHDAHTEDPHMHWLLSSMMAPEYPVALGVIRDVDSTSYDEKMVQQIEDIKAISSIKSMDDLLNSGDTWVVE, from the coding sequence ATGGCTGATACAGTATTAAATTCACCTAATATTAAGAAGCTAAGTGCTAAGGATTTTAGAAGCGATCAAGAGAATCGCTGGTGCCCTGGTTGTGGTGACCATGGTATTTTAAATTCCGTTCAAAAGGCAATGGCTGATATGGATTTTAAGAAGGAAGATTATGCCGTAATTTCAGGTATTGGTTGTTCTTCTCGATTCCCATATTATATGGATACTTATGGTTTCCATACCATTCACGGACGTGCTGCGGCTATCGCATCAGGAGCTAAGTGTGCTAACCCAGACCTTGAAGTAATTCAGGTTTCTGGTGATGGAGATGCTTTAGCAATTGGTGGTAACCATTTTATTCATGCAGTTCGTAGAAATATTGACATGACTATTCTTCTCTTTAATAATGAGATTTATGGCCTGACTAAAGGTCAATATTCGCCAACATCAAATCATGGAATGGTGACAAAAACGTCACCTTTCGGAACTATTGAGGAGCCATTTAAGCCATCTCAGTTAGCTATGGGAGCAGGTTCAAAGTTTTACGCTCGATCGCTTGATACGAATATCAAATTAACGACAGAGATTGTAAAAGCAGCATCTGATCATAAAGGAACATCTATTGTTGAGGTTCTTCAAAATTGTGTGATTTATAATGATGGAGCTCATTCTATTATTACAGATAAAGCGACAAAAGAAGACTATACCGTAATAATTGAACATGGTAAACCGATGATTTTTGGTAAGGAGAAAAATAAAGGTTTAATCATGGGAGGTAATGGTAAACTTGTAGTTGTTACTATTGGTGAACATGGCATTACCGAAGAAGATGTTCTTGTTCATGATGCACATACTGAAGACCCACATATGCATTGGTTGCTTTCAAGTATGATGGCTCCTGAGTATCCTGTTGCTTTGGGTGTTATTCGTGATGTAGATTCTACTTCTTACGACGAGAAAATGGTTCAACAAATTGAAGATATTAAAGCAATATCATCAATCAAATCTATGGATGATCTACTAAATAGTGGAGACACTTGGGTTGTTGAATAA
- a CDS encoding superoxide dismutase: protein MAFELPKLPYAYDALEPHIDARTMEIHHSKHHAGYTNNLNAAIANTDLDGKCIGEILAGVSKQSSAIRNNGGGYYNHDLFWKLMSPDGGGKPSGELQKAINDTFGSFEQFKEKFSKAAATRFGSGWAWLVKLSDGSLKVCSTPNQDNPLMDDAEVKGTPILGLDVWEHAYYLKFQNRRPDYISEFFEVVNWEEASRRFQD, encoded by the coding sequence ATGGCCTTTGAATTACCTAAATTACCGTATGCATATGATGCTTTAGAGCCGCATATTGATGCAAGAACTATGGAAATTCACCATTCAAAGCATCACGCAGGTTATACTAATAATTTGAATGCTGCAATTGCTAATACTGATCTTGATGGAAAATGTATTGGTGAGATTTTAGCTGGTGTTTCAAAACAATCTTCAGCAATTAGGAATAATGGTGGAGGATATTATAATCACGATTTATTTTGGAAATTAATGTCTCCTGATGGAGGTGGTAAACCTTCTGGAGAATTGCAAAAAGCTATTAATGATACGTTTGGAAGTTTTGAGCAGTTTAAGGAGAAATTTTCAAAAGCAGCTGCAACTCGATTTGGATCAGGATGGGCTTGGTTGGTAAAACTATCAGATGGAAGTTTGAAAGTTTGTTCAACACCAAATCAAGATAATCCGCTGATGGACGATGCAGAAGTAAAAGGAACTCCAATCCTTGGATTGGATGTATGGGAACATGCTTACTATTTAAAGTTTCAAAATAGAAGACCCGATTACATTTCAGAATTTTTTGAAGTTGTTAATTGGGAGGAAGCGTCAAGGCGCTTTCAGGATTAG
- a CDS encoding MATE family efflux transporter — MNKRILDIAIPNIISNITIPLLGIVDLALMGHLGEVDFIGGIALGGTIFNFLYWGFAFLRMGTSGITAQAYGARNLNETILSLSRALLVALIGSTCILLLQVPIAELSFYFIDSEESVESIAKSYYYIRVWAAPATIGLYALTGWFIGMQNSKIPMVIAIICNTINISLSAYFVYGLNMDARGVALGTVIAQYCGLVYRNVLCSSLLSPIISLLEQKRNDEN; from the coding sequence GTGAACAAACGAATTCTCGATATCGCGATACCTAATATTATTAGTAATATCACTATTCCTCTTTTGGGTATAGTGGATTTAGCACTGATGGGTCACCTTGGAGAAGTTGATTTTATTGGTGGGATTGCCTTAGGAGGAACAATATTTAACTTCTTATATTGGGGTTTTGCTTTTCTTAGAATGGGGACAAGCGGAATTACAGCTCAGGCTTATGGTGCTCGAAATTTAAACGAAACCATTCTGTCTCTATCTAGAGCACTATTAGTTGCATTGATAGGTAGCACCTGTATATTACTCTTACAAGTCCCAATAGCCGAACTTAGCTTTTACTTTATCGATAGTGAAGAATCTGTTGAATCAATAGCGAAATCGTACTATTACATTCGTGTTTGGGCTGCTCCAGCTACCATCGGCCTGTATGCCTTAACAGGGTGGTTTATTGGCATGCAAAATTCTAAAATACCGATGGTCATTGCCATTATTTGTAATACTATCAATATTAGTCTATCAGCTTATTTTGTTTATGGATTAAATATGGATGCCAGAGGTGTTGCTCTTGGAACTGTTATTGCTCAATATTGTGGTCTTGTTTATCGCAATGTTCTTTGTTCTTCGCTTTTATCGCCGATTATTTCATTACTGGAGCAGAAAAGGAATGATGAAAATTAG
- the folE gene encoding GTP cyclohydrolase I FolE — protein MEFSSNETENKGFTKIEKFNQETTEELMFHYKKVLELLGEDAEREGLEKTPLRVAKAMQFLTHGYHIKPEEILKSAMFKEEYRQMVIVKDIEVYSMCEHHMLPFVGRAHVAYIPDGTITGLSKIARVVDAFARRLQVQERLTTQIKDCIQDTLKPLGVAVVIEATHMCMSMRGVQKQNSTTTTSDFTGAFEKVATREEFIRLISTKTNY, from the coding sequence ATGGAATTTTCAAGTAACGAAACAGAAAATAAAGGTTTCACAAAAATAGAAAAATTCAACCAAGAAACGACTGAGGAACTCATGTTTCACTATAAAAAAGTACTTGAACTTTTAGGTGAAGATGCGGAGAGAGAAGGACTTGAAAAAACGCCCCTAAGAGTTGCTAAGGCAATGCAATTTCTTACACACGGTTATCATATCAAACCTGAAGAAATCCTGAAATCAGCCATGTTTAAAGAAGAATATCGCCAAATGGTGATTGTTAAGGATATTGAAGTATACTCAATGTGCGAACATCACATGCTTCCGTTTGTAGGAAGAGCTCACGTTGCGTATATTCCTGACGGCACAATTACAGGCCTAAGTAAAATTGCACGTGTGGTTGATGCTTTTGCCCGCCGTTTACAAGTGCAAGAAAGACTAACAACTCAAATTAAAGATTGTATTCAAGACACACTTAAACCTCTTGGTGTAGCGGTTGTAATTGAAGCGACACATATGTGTATGTCAATGCGAGGCGTTCAGAAACAAAATTCGACAACAACAACTTCTGATTTTACCGGAGCTTTCGAAAAAGTCGCTACACGCGAAGAGTTTATTCGACTGATCTCTACAAAAACTAATTACTAA
- a CDS encoding superoxide dismutase, which yields MTHELPKLPYELNGLEPFISQKTLEFHFGKHHQAYVTNLNNLIKGTAFENASLEEIVKHSEGGIFNNGAQVYNHTFYFLALSPKGGGEPTGKLADAITSTFGSFAAFKDEFSKAGASLFGSGWAWLVADAHNKLRIIKKTNAGNPLTDGMTPLMTMDVWEHAYYLDTQNARPKYIENFWTLLNWEVIEKRFNEL from the coding sequence ATGACACACGAACTACCAAAATTACCTTATGAATTAAATGGCTTAGAGCCTTTTATTAGCCAAAAAACCTTAGAATTTCACTTCGGAAAACATCATCAAGCATACGTTACAAATTTAAATAATTTGATAAAGGGAACTGCTTTCGAGAACGCAAGCTTGGAGGAAATTGTAAAGCATTCTGAGGGAGGCATTTTTAACAATGGAGCACAAGTGTACAATCACACCTTTTATTTTCTGGCATTAAGTCCGAAAGGCGGAGGAGAGCCAACGGGTAAGCTTGCAGATGCCATTACATCTACTTTTGGTTCATTTGCTGCTTTTAAGGATGAATTTTCGAAAGCTGGTGCTAGCTTGTTTGGATCTGGGTGGGCGTGGTTAGTTGCTGACGCACACAATAAATTGAGAATTATAAAGAAAACGAATGCTGGCAATCCACTTACCGATGGAATGACCCCATTAATGACTATGGATGTATGGGAGCATGCTTATTATTTAGATACTCAAAATGCTCGTCCGAAATACATTGAAAATTTTTGGACTTTGCTAAATTGGGAAGTAATTGAGAAACGATTTAATGAATTGTAA
- a CDS encoding MATE family efflux transporter, with protein MKISELKNFIAINKDIFLRTLCIIFVFTFFTTESASTNKTILAVNSLLLQFLFIFSYLMDGFAYAAEALVGRFVGANNENGLKKVIRLLFLWGIGISLAFTVFYGTTSNLILSALTNSEATILEAQAYLKWIILLPILSFTSFLMDGIFIGATASVYMRKTMMAATLFVFIPFYYILSDYYQNHGLWIAMLGFMLARGVFQAIYYKKAILLRFNSI; from the coding sequence ATGAAAATTAGCGAATTGAAAAACTTCATCGCCATTAACAAAGATATTTTCCTGAGAACTCTTTGTATTATTTTTGTATTTACCTTCTTTACAACTGAATCTGCAAGCACTAATAAAACCATTCTTGCCGTCAACTCACTATTACTACAATTCCTTTTCATCTTTTCATATCTTATGGATGGTTTTGCTTATGCAGCAGAAGCTCTTGTTGGTCGATTTGTTGGGGCAAATAATGAAAACGGACTAAAAAAAGTAATTCGATTATTGTTTTTATGGGGAATTGGAATCAGCTTGGCATTTACTGTTTTTTACGGTACAACCAGCAACTTAATCTTATCGGCCTTAACAAATAGTGAAGCTACAATATTAGAAGCACAAGCTTATTTAAAATGGATTATTCTATTGCCAATTTTAAGTTTTACATCCTTTCTTATGGATGGGATCTTTATTGGTGCAACCGCTTCGGTTTACATGCGAAAAACAATGATGGCTGCAACCCTTTTCGTTTTTATTCCTTTTTATTATATCCTTAGTGATTACTATCAAAATCATGGATTATGGATCGCCATGTTAGGTTTTATGTTGGCTCGAGGAGTATTCCAAGCTATTTATTACAAAAAAGCTATTCTTCTTCGTTTCAATTCAATTTAA
- a CDS encoding nitroreductase family protein: MLKELVKRNRSYRRFFEEEKISLYLIREWIDLARLGASGRNGQTLKYQIVLSEDKCEEVFSNLAWAGYLSDWNGPIEGERPAAYVIMLNDEKLSRNYFCDDGIAVQNLLLGAVEDEFGGCILRAFKEKEIREILKISKDYSIIQVVALGKPKEEIVIEEMKNEDIKYWRDENGVHYVPKRKLDDLIVGCL, encoded by the coding sequence ATGTTGAAAGAATTAGTAAAAAGGAATAGAAGTTATCGTAGATTTTTTGAAGAAGAAAAAATTTCATTGTATTTAATTCGCGAATGGATTGATTTAGCTCGTTTAGGAGCTTCAGGAAGAAATGGACAAACTTTAAAATATCAAATTGTACTAAGTGAAGACAAATGTGAAGAAGTATTTTCAAATTTGGCCTGGGCGGGATATTTGAGCGATTGGAATGGGCCAATTGAGGGAGAGAGGCCTGCAGCTTATGTTATCATGCTAAATGATGAGAAATTAAGCAGAAATTATTTTTGTGATGATGGGATAGCGGTACAAAATTTGTTGCTTGGAGCCGTGGAAGATGAATTTGGTGGCTGCATACTCAGAGCGTTTAAAGAAAAAGAAATAAGAGAGATTTTAAAGATTTCAAAGGATTATTCAATCATTCAAGTAGTAGCTCTAGGTAAGCCTAAAGAGGAGATTGTAATTGAAGAAATGAAGAATGAAGATATAAAATATTGGAGAGATGAGAATGGTGTTCATTATGTTCCCAAAAGAAAATTAGATGACCTGATTGTTGGATGTTTATAG
- a CDS encoding OmpH family outer membrane protein has translation MKNLSIALNAVLIVAVGILYVLHFSNSSDDSTEVKTVAGEGAVVYVNTDSLLSNYNFSVDLNEKFLKKQEDSRTDFNFKAQKLEKEAVDFQRKLQNKGFLNRERAEESQRKLIAKQQNLQQLERELSNQLMGEQQANSKRLFDSVTNYLTEYNAAHNYSLILSTTKGGNVLLSQDGLDITAEIITGLNGRYTAKAE, from the coding sequence ATGAAAAATTTATCTATTGCATTAAATGCTGTATTAATTGTAGCTGTTGGAATTCTTTATGTTCTTCATTTTTCAAATTCTTCAGATGATTCAACAGAAGTAAAAACTGTTGCTGGTGAAGGTGCTGTTGTGTATGTGAACACTGATTCATTGTTGTCGAATTATAATTTTTCTGTCGATTTGAATGAGAAATTTCTTAAAAAGCAGGAAGATTCTAGAACTGATTTTAACTTTAAGGCTCAAAAATTGGAGAAGGAAGCTGTAGATTTCCAACGTAAACTTCAAAACAAGGGTTTTTTAAATCGTGAAAGAGCTGAGGAATCACAGCGTAAATTAATTGCTAAGCAACAAAATTTGCAACAATTAGAGCGTGAATTATCAAACCAGTTGATGGGTGAGCAGCAAGCAAATAGCAAAAGATTATTCGATAGCGTAACAAATTACCTAACAGAATACAATGCAGCTCATAACTACAGCTTAATTTTAAGCACAACTAAAGGCGGAAATGTTTTACTTTCTCAAGATGGTTTAGATATTACTGCAGAAATTATTACTGGCTTAAACGGCAGATATACAGCTAAGGCAGAGTAA
- a CDS encoding proline dehydrogenase family protein, whose protein sequence is MFNKMIAATLPYMPKKLVWLFSKRYIAGETIDDAVKASLDLNAKGIKVTVDLLGEFIEDLNQATENKDAYLEIIEAFEKNKIDGNYSVKPTFFGLLIDPEVCYENIRTVVAKAAEYNNFVRIDMEDSPCVDKEIDMFRKLKAEFPQNVGLVVQAYLKRTLDDLTNMMDMQNGVSKLNYRLCKGIYVESEEIAYKKYEEINEHYIKDLEFMLKNGIYPGIATHDKNLIQPSYDLIEKYNVPKDKYEFQMLYGVTPELRQSILDKGHKMRVYVPFGKDWFGYSTRRLKENPKMAMLIIKALFSRG, encoded by the coding sequence ATGTTTAATAAAATGATAGCAGCGACCCTGCCTTACATGCCAAAAAAATTAGTTTGGCTTTTTTCGAAAAGATATATTGCCGGAGAAACAATTGATGATGCAGTAAAAGCTTCACTCGACTTAAATGCAAAAGGCATAAAAGTTACCGTCGACCTTTTAGGTGAATTTATTGAAGATTTGAATCAGGCGACTGAAAACAAAGATGCCTATCTGGAGATTATAGAAGCTTTTGAAAAAAATAAGATTGATGGTAACTATTCTGTAAAACCAACTTTCTTTGGTTTATTAATAGACCCTGAAGTTTGTTACGAAAACATCAGGACTGTTGTAGCTAAGGCTGCCGAATACAACAATTTCGTTCGAATTGATATGGAAGATTCTCCATGTGTGGATAAGGAAATTGATATGTTCCGAAAATTGAAAGCTGAATTCCCGCAAAATGTAGGTTTGGTTGTTCAGGCATATTTAAAAAGAACACTTGATGACTTGACCAATATGATGGACATGCAAAATGGTGTTTCTAAGCTGAACTACCGCTTATGTAAGGGGATTTATGTGGAGTCAGAAGAGATTGCTTATAAGAAATATGAAGAAATCAACGAACACTACATTAAGGATCTTGAGTTCATGTTAAAAAATGGTATCTATCCAGGTATTGCAACTCACGATAAAAATTTAATTCAGCCATCATACGATTTAATTGAGAAATATAACGTGCCTAAGGATAAGTATGAATTCCAAATGCTTTATGGCGTTACGCCGGAACTTAGACAATCAATCCTTGATAAAGGACACAAAATGCGTGTTTACGTTCCTTTTGGGAAAGATTGGTTTGGTTACTCAACCAGAAGACTTAAGGAAAATCCTAAAATGGCAATGCTAATTATAAAAGCACTATTTAGTAGAGGATAA
- a CDS encoding PEP/pyruvate-binding domain-containing protein: MEEVAISKIYKRKKNDRDIFQELMPFKVKEILLVATYYDSYTIVREGQFSDKIVGEYLQLNLYTAPRFTSVATNEEALQAMDEKNFDIVILMAGLDKESPLELSQEIKKKQPELPVLVLVNNNSDLAYFDKAADKIKNNIERVFVWNGSTKIFMAMTKYIEDKMNLEPDSKIGDVRVMLLVEDSVKYYSRYLPLLYTSVMTQTQKVISDEDDIDEMHKILKMRARPKVILVSSYEDAVDIVDKYLENLLCVISDVRFARDGKLNDDAGVDLISYVQDKHLRIPCVMQSHDTDNAMRAFQVNADFINKNSDTLALDIFNFIHLKLGFGDFVFRNQSGTQVAMAKSLEDFENKLRYVPDESLLFHSKRNGISTWLMARGEINIAKKLRRYQISDFKTVRELRQFCLDVFEASRLKQLRGRIIKFKPSLANSNHYVVRLGRGSVGGKGRGLAFLSNFTENISFQKLIKDINITIPRTAIIGVDEYDNFLEANNLYDKIYLDKNYKKVRDLFAKGELSDKLRDRLRRYLEKMNKPLAVRSSGLFEDSLMQPFAGVYATYLLPNNDEDFEVRFDHLVTAIKMVYSSIFTPEAKAYFSAVDYKIEEEKMAVILQEVVGQEYNGKYYPNISGVAQSYNYYPFSYMKPEDGFAVLGLGLGKYVVGGEKTHRFCPEYPKLQLASIQDQVKDSQKYFYGIDMQKEDIDLVKDGEDAVTLKYQLSDAEDDGNLLHCASVYDGRNDRIEPDLNLRGPRVVDFANILKYNQIPLAQTLSILLNIFKQAMGAPVEIEFAVDLSKGKNGLPTFNLLQIKPLIRQEMSVEIDMKKVDKDKLVLLADKGMGNGKIDHVRDVIYMDVSKFDRTKTEEMAEEMAVLNQKMKEQDREYVLIGPGRWGTKDRFTGIPVLWSQISNAKVIVEQGLEDFPLDASLGSHFFHNVTSMNVGYFSVRSNTEHSFVNLEMLAKQKVEEQIHYFKHIRFEEPLEILMDGKKQTSVISFK; encoded by the coding sequence ATGGAAGAAGTTGCTATTTCGAAAATTTATAAGCGTAAAAAGAACGACAGGGATATATTTCAGGAATTAATGCCATTTAAGGTAAAGGAAATTCTTCTTGTCGCTACTTATTACGATTCATATACTATCGTCAGAGAAGGTCAATTTTCTGACAAAATTGTTGGAGAATATCTTCAGTTAAATTTATACACAGCACCCCGATTTACTAGTGTTGCTACCAATGAAGAAGCTCTCCAGGCAATGGATGAGAAAAATTTCGACATTGTAATTTTGATGGCAGGACTTGATAAGGAATCACCGCTTGAATTGAGCCAAGAGATTAAAAAGAAACAGCCAGAATTACCCGTTTTGGTCTTGGTGAATAATAATAGTGACTTAGCTTATTTCGATAAGGCTGCCGATAAGATTAAAAATAATATTGAGAGAGTATTTGTCTGGAATGGATCGACTAAGATCTTTATGGCCATGACCAAATACATTGAAGATAAAATGAATCTGGAGCCAGATTCTAAGATTGGTGATGTTCGGGTAATGTTGCTGGTAGAAGATTCTGTAAAATATTATTCTCGTTATCTGCCTTTACTTTATACGTCCGTTATGACTCAAACTCAGAAAGTAATTTCTGACGAAGATGATATTGATGAGATGCATAAAATTCTAAAAATGCGTGCTCGTCCTAAGGTTATTTTGGTGAGTTCATATGAGGATGCTGTTGATATTGTAGATAAATATCTGGAAAACCTACTTTGTGTTATTTCTGATGTTCGATTTGCCCGAGATGGTAAGTTGAATGACGATGCAGGGGTAGATTTGATATCCTATGTGCAAGATAAGCACTTAAGAATTCCTTGTGTTATGCAGTCGCATGATACGGACAATGCAATGCGTGCTTTTCAAGTAAATGCTGATTTTATCAATAAAAATAGTGATACGCTAGCTTTAGATATTTTCAACTTTATACATTTGAAATTGGGATTTGGAGATTTCGTATTCAGAAATCAAAGTGGAACCCAAGTTGCCATGGCAAAATCACTTGAGGATTTTGAGAACAAGTTAAGATATGTGCCAGATGAATCTTTATTATTTCACTCTAAAAGAAATGGTATTTCAACTTGGCTAATGGCCAGAGGAGAGATTAATATTGCTAAAAAACTACGTCGCTATCAAATTTCAGACTTTAAAACGGTTCGTGAATTGAGACAATTTTGTTTGGATGTATTCGAGGCTTCGAGGTTGAAACAATTGCGTGGTCGTATCATCAAATTCAAACCTAGCCTTGCAAACTCGAACCATTACGTTGTTCGTTTAGGTCGTGGATCAGTTGGTGGTAAAGGCCGTGGATTAGCGTTCTTGAGTAATTTTACTGAGAATATCAGTTTCCAAAAACTGATTAAAGACATTAACATTACAATTCCCCGAACTGCGATTATTGGAGTTGATGAGTACGATAATTTCTTAGAAGCGAATAATCTTTACGACAAGATTTATCTCGATAAAAACTATAAAAAAGTAAGAGATTTATTCGCAAAAGGAGAGTTGTCGGATAAATTGCGAGATAGACTAAGGAGGTATCTTGAAAAAATGAATAAGCCTTTGGCTGTTCGTTCATCAGGATTGTTTGAAGACTCATTGATGCAGCCTTTTGCTGGTGTATATGCAACCTATCTTTTGCCAAATAATGACGAGGATTTTGAAGTGCGTTTTGATCATTTGGTAACTGCTATAAAAATGGTTTATTCTTCAATTTTTACACCTGAAGCAAAAGCTTATTTCTCAGCTGTTGATTATAAGATTGAGGAAGAGAAAATGGCTGTAATTCTTCAAGAGGTTGTAGGGCAAGAGTACAATGGGAAATATTATCCAAACATTAGTGGGGTAGCACAATCATACAATTATTATCCATTCTCGTATATGAAACCTGAAGATGGTTTTGCTGTTCTGGGATTAGGTTTGGGTAAGTATGTTGTTGGTGGCGAGAAAACGCATCGTTTCTGTCCTGAGTATCCAAAATTACAGTTGGCTTCAATTCAAGACCAAGTGAAAGATTCTCAAAAGTATTTTTACGGAATCGATATGCAAAAGGAAGATATTGATTTAGTAAAAGATGGAGAAGATGCGGTTACCTTAAAATATCAATTGTCTGATGCCGAGGATGATGGAAATTTATTGCATTGTGCTTCGGTATACGATGGGCGAAATGATAGGATTGAGCCAGATTTGAACCTACGAGGACCTCGCGTTGTGGATTTTGCAAACATTCTTAAATACAATCAGATTCCATTGGCGCAAACTTTAAGTATTCTTCTGAATATTTTTAAGCAAGCAATGGGAGCGCCTGTTGAGATTGAATTTGCAGTTGACTTATCTAAAGGAAAGAATGGCTTACCTACTTTCAACTTATTACAAATTAAGCCACTTATCCGTCAGGAAATGAGTGTCGAAATTGATATGAAAAAAGTTGATAAAGACAAGCTTGTTTTATTGGCTGATAAAGGAATGGGAAATGGTAAAATTGACCATGTTCGCGATGTCATTTATATGGATGTAAGCAAATTTGACAGAACTAAAACTGAAGAAATGGCTGAGGAAATGGCCGTTTTGAACCAGAAAATGAAAGAGCAAGATAGAGAATATGTTCTAATTGGACCTGGAAGATGGGGAACAAAAGATCGATTTACTGGAATTCCTGTTCTTTGGTCGCAAATTTCTAATGCAAAAGTGATTGTTGAGCAAGGCTTGGAAGATTTCCCACTTGACGCCTCATTAGGATCACATTTCTTCCATAATGTAACCTCTATGAATGTTGGTTACTTTTCAGTTAGAAGCAATACTGAGCATAGTTTTGTGAATCTGGAAATGTTAGCTAAACAAAAGGTAGAAGAACAAATTCATTATTTCAAGCACATCCGATTCGAAGAGCCTTTAGAGATTCTTATGGACGGTAAAAAACAAACTAGTGTAATTAGTTTTAAATAA